The proteins below are encoded in one region of Pseudonocardia sp. DSM 110487:
- a CDS encoding ABC transporter ATP-binding protein, with amino-acid sequence MPDVPSGARIEVEGLTKRFPGAAAPAVDGIDLEIRAGEFMTLLGPSGSGKTTTLNMIAGFEAISSGRIALDGNDIAQLPAYRRNLGMVFQNYALFPHMTAAENIAFPLKQRKVAKGEIARRVGEALELVHLGGHGERLPSQLSGGQQQRVALARAVVFEPRALLLDEPLGALDKKLRESLQLEIARLHRELGITFVFVTHDQDEALALSDRIAVFREGRIEQAGTPAELYETPASRFVATFLGDSNVFAGRVRAGRLDTGWCSLRVPAASAFDGPVALVVRPERLRIAPAGGATTGGNVENVLSATVTDVVYHGAFRRVLVRFDGGGTGQVRDTAGAGGSLAVDQRVEVSWDGDAGVLVPDDEPEPAADVQATPVAAGAR; translated from the coding sequence GTGCCTGACGTCCCGTCCGGAGCCCGCATCGAGGTCGAGGGCCTCACCAAGCGCTTCCCCGGCGCGGCCGCCCCCGCCGTCGACGGCATCGACCTGGAGATCCGGGCCGGGGAGTTCATGACTCTGCTCGGGCCCAGCGGGTCGGGCAAGACCACGACCCTGAACATGATCGCCGGGTTCGAGGCGATCTCCTCCGGCCGGATCGCCCTGGACGGCAACGACATCGCGCAGCTCCCGGCGTACCGGCGCAACCTGGGGATGGTCTTCCAGAACTACGCGCTGTTCCCGCACATGACCGCAGCCGAGAACATCGCGTTCCCGCTCAAGCAGCGCAAGGTCGCCAAGGGCGAGATCGCCCGGCGGGTCGGCGAGGCCCTCGAGCTGGTGCACCTGGGTGGGCACGGCGAGCGGCTGCCGTCCCAGCTGTCCGGCGGGCAGCAGCAGCGCGTCGCGCTGGCCAGGGCGGTCGTGTTCGAGCCGCGCGCGCTGCTGCTCGACGAGCCGCTCGGGGCGCTGGACAAGAAGCTGCGCGAGTCGCTGCAGCTGGAGATCGCCCGGCTGCACCGGGAGCTGGGCATCACGTTCGTGTTCGTCACCCACGACCAGGACGAGGCGCTCGCGCTGTCCGACCGGATCGCGGTGTTCCGCGAGGGCCGCATCGAACAGGCCGGCACGCCCGCCGAGCTGTACGAGACGCCCGCGTCCCGGTTCGTCGCCACCTTCCTCGGCGACTCCAACGTGTTCGCCGGCCGGGTCCGCGCCGGCCGGCTCGACACCGGTTGGTGCAGCCTCCGGGTGCCGGCGGCGTCGGCCTTTGACGGCCCGGTGGCACTGGTGGTGCGCCCTGAGCGGCTGCGGATCGCCCCGGCCGGTGGGGCGACCACCGGTGGGAACGTCGAGAACGTGCTGTCGGCCACCGTCACCGACGTCGTCTACCACGGCGCGTTCCGGCGGGTGCTGGTCCGGTTCGACGGCGGGGGCACCGGACAGGTGCGCGACACCGCGGGCGCCGGTGGCTCGCTCGCGGTGGACCAGCGGGTCGAGGTCTCCTGGGACGGCGACGCGGGCGTGCTCGTCCCGGACGACGAGCCGGAACCGGCCGCCGACGTGCAGGCCACCCCGGTGGCGGCGGGTGCGCGGTGA
- a CDS encoding ABC transporter permease — MRSVGLRRALVALGILIGAWLLVPTLIVIPISFSGEDSFAFPPSSWSLRHYETFFTEQSWLNALLVSIQLAVIVTVVATLLGTAAAFALSRTAFQGRGVLNGLFLAPLIVPGIVVAVAVYAAFLQWGLIGTPVGFIIAHTVLAIPFVTVNVGSALGGFDRTLERAAASLGASAPATFRAVTLPLIMPGVLSGAVFAFVTSFDEVVVSMFVQSPQLQTLPVRMFTSVTNEVDPTIAAAATVVVTLTTALLTLAATLRRTRRA, encoded by the coding sequence ATGAGGTCCGTCGGCCTGCGCCGCGCGCTCGTCGCGCTCGGCATCCTGATCGGCGCCTGGTTGCTCGTCCCCACGCTGATCGTCATCCCGATCAGCTTCTCCGGTGAGGACAGCTTCGCGTTCCCGCCGAGCTCGTGGAGCCTGCGGCACTACGAGACCTTCTTCACCGAGCAGAGCTGGCTCAACGCGCTGCTGGTGTCGATCCAGCTCGCCGTGATCGTCACGGTGGTCGCGACCCTGCTCGGCACCGCGGCCGCGTTCGCCCTCTCCCGCACGGCGTTCCAGGGCCGCGGGGTGCTGAACGGGCTGTTCCTCGCGCCGCTCATCGTGCCCGGCATCGTGGTCGCGGTCGCCGTCTACGCCGCGTTCCTGCAGTGGGGCCTGATCGGCACGCCAGTCGGCTTCATCATCGCGCACACGGTGCTCGCGATCCCGTTCGTCACCGTGAACGTGGGGTCGGCGCTGGGCGGGTTCGACCGCACCCTGGAACGGGCCGCGGCCAGCCTCGGCGCCTCCGCGCCCGCCACCTTCCGCGCGGTCACCCTGCCGCTGATCATGCCCGGGGTCCTGTCGGGTGCGGTGTTCGCGTTCGTCACGTCCTTCGACGAGGTAGTGGTGTCGATGTTCGTCCAGTCACCGCAGCTGCAGACGCTGCCGGTGCGGATGTTCACGTCCGTGACCAACGAGGTGGACCCGACGATCGCGGCGGCCGCCACCGTGGTCGTCACGCTCACCACCGCCCTGCTGACCCTGGCCGCCACTCTCAGGAGGACCCGCCGTGCCTGA
- a CDS encoding ABC transporter permease yields the protein MVSVSPAGTAAAAPAPPAVSRTRRAGRALLLFALPAVIVLGVFFVVPAIRLAWLSVSTPEFGIGNYTGLATDGVVVTVVLRTLGMAAVVTVLCVLCAYPYAYLMTIVGPRWRAVLTALVLLPFWTSLMARTFAWVVLLQDTGVVNALLAVVGLGPTRLLGTTAGVSIAMAQVMLPFMVLPVYAAMRGIDRRLVDAAMGLGARPINAFLRVYLPLSLRGVAAGATLVMVLSLGFYVTPSLVGSPQQSMLAQLISVQVNQLLNFGAAGALAVTLLVVTLVLVAGVQRLTRTGGAPAALVGGTAS from the coding sequence ATGGTGTCGGTCAGCCCGGCGGGGACAGCGGCCGCGGCGCCCGCGCCCCCGGCGGTGTCCCGCACGCGGCGTGCGGGTCGCGCGCTGCTGCTGTTCGCGCTTCCCGCCGTCATCGTGCTCGGCGTGTTCTTCGTGGTCCCGGCGATCCGGCTGGCCTGGCTCTCGGTGAGCACGCCCGAGTTCGGCATCGGCAATTACACCGGCCTCGCCACCGATGGGGTCGTCGTCACGGTGGTGCTGCGCACGCTCGGGATGGCCGCGGTCGTCACGGTGCTGTGCGTGCTCTGTGCGTACCCGTACGCGTACCTGATGACCATCGTCGGTCCCCGGTGGCGGGCGGTGCTCACCGCACTCGTGCTGCTCCCGTTCTGGACGTCGCTGATGGCGCGGACCTTCGCGTGGGTCGTGCTGCTGCAGGACACCGGTGTCGTCAACGCGCTGCTCGCGGTGGTCGGGCTCGGCCCGACCCGCCTGCTGGGCACGACCGCGGGTGTCAGCATCGCGATGGCCCAGGTGATGCTGCCGTTCATGGTGCTGCCGGTGTACGCGGCCATGCGCGGCATCGACCGGCGGCTCGTCGATGCGGCGATGGGCCTCGGCGCCCGGCCGATCAACGCGTTCCTGCGCGTGTACCTGCCGTTGTCGCTGCGCGGCGTGGCCGCGGGCGCGACGCTGGTGATGGTGCTGTCGCTCGGCTTCTACGTGACGCCGTCGCTCGTCGGGTCGCCGCAGCAGTCGATGCTGGCGCAGCTCATCTCGGTCCAGGTCAATCAGCTGCTGAACTTCGGTGCGGCCGGCGCGCTCGCGGTGACGCTGCTGGTCGTCACCCTCGTACTGGTGGCCGGCGTGCAGCGGCTCACCCGCACCGGCGGCGCCCCCGCGGCCCTGGTCGGAGGTACTGCCTCATGA
- a CDS encoding extracellular solute-binding protein gives MRNRRLVTALALTAAVSFSATGCFATVGGGSAAGGTVVFSNTGGALAAIFAETAYKELASEGIQVAEESPNNEAKLTAMVESGSPTWDVFYSSPYRTVAKCDVLFEKLDKSRINTAGLDPAQVTDCGVPVLKSAFLLVYNADKYGDRPPQSWADFYDTTNFPGTRGIMNYAKDAGMETALLAAGAPGDQLYPLDYERAFATLDKIRPSVRFYDTGAQQTQALESGEVDMMLAWPGRAYEAAKNGANLKVVWNQPLYYEDSLGIVKGAKNLDAAYALINALVDVPTQELIMQRQPYGSPNANAKPSADPLINSFIATSNVTGTEVQRDNEWWAANLDEATRQWTEWVNR, from the coding sequence GTGCGCAACCGCAGGCTCGTCACCGCGCTGGCCCTCACCGCTGCCGTCAGCTTCAGCGCCACCGGGTGCTTCGCCACCGTCGGCGGGGGCTCGGCCGCGGGCGGCACCGTCGTGTTCAGCAACACCGGTGGAGCGCTCGCCGCGATCTTCGCCGAGACCGCCTACAAGGAGCTCGCATCAGAGGGCATCCAGGTGGCCGAGGAGTCCCCCAACAACGAGGCCAAGCTGACGGCGATGGTCGAGTCCGGCTCCCCCACCTGGGACGTCTTCTACTCCTCGCCCTACCGCACCGTGGCCAAGTGCGACGTGCTGTTCGAGAAGCTGGACAAGTCCAGGATCAACACCGCCGGGCTCGACCCCGCGCAGGTCACCGACTGCGGGGTGCCGGTGCTGAAGTCCGCGTTCCTGCTGGTCTACAACGCCGACAAGTACGGCGACCGGCCGCCGCAGAGCTGGGCCGACTTCTACGACACCACCAACTTCCCGGGCACCCGCGGGATCATGAACTACGCCAAGGACGCCGGGATGGAAACGGCGCTGCTCGCCGCGGGCGCGCCCGGCGACCAGCTCTACCCCCTCGACTACGAGCGCGCATTCGCCACGCTCGACAAGATCCGGCCCTCGGTGCGGTTCTACGACACCGGTGCACAGCAGACCCAGGCGCTCGAGTCCGGTGAGGTCGACATGATGCTGGCCTGGCCGGGGCGCGCCTACGAGGCGGCGAAGAACGGCGCCAACCTGAAGGTCGTCTGGAACCAGCCGCTCTACTACGAGGACTCGCTCGGCATCGTGAAGGGCGCCAAGAACCTCGACGCGGCGTACGCGCTGATCAACGCACTGGTCGACGTCCCGACCCAGGAGCTCATCATGCAGCGCCAGCCCTACGGCTCGCCCAACGCCAACGCGAAGCCCTCCGCCGACCCGCTGATCAACTCCTTCATCGCCACCAGCAACGTCACCGGCACGGAGGTGCAGCGCGACAACGAGTGGTGGGCGGCGAACCTCGACGAGGCCACCCGGCAGTGGACGGAGTGGGTGAACAGGTGA
- a CDS encoding N,N-dimethylformamidase beta subunit family domain-containing protein, giving the protein MRLLGYGDRLSAPAGGRIEFKVSSELPEFTPSLVRLRRGGSPVHESDLLEQEVIADLPATVPGRVQVARAGSYVEAPLRPGAEVSGAGLAVWLLPTRLDGDREQTVLALTAPGYLLSVSARGCTLRDAGGTELARLAVAPVERQWSFLAATISPAGEVRLALHRPGGAAPRVQESHIQGLQGQESGFPEPRGTGSWRLRVGAGPRGGFFNGRVARPVVSATSWTADTTDRLAAGEDAVALLGTDGVSALALGRDPAATAVADDGSLTAGGTVVNRPASAVPGPFWRFRETDFRRVPDEYDALHLHEDDLDDAGWETDVVLTVPADAASGAYALKIRAGDHVERIPFVVTPPDGAPPAPVLVVLPTWTYLAYANWRTYAEFEEERVALYGERRGVDPRDRWLARHPELGKSLYDVHTDGSGVMYSSRLRPMVNIRPDYFTPTTRGLRHFAQDLSLLDWLDRRGEDYAVITDDEIEDRGPDALAGHRVVITGSHPEYSSARMLDAYQAHVESGGRLMYLGGNGFYHVTARHPGPSGAIEIRRARGSQTAWASGAGEEHLSGTGEPGGLWRWRGRAPQRQFGVGMTAQGFDKASGYRRTPQSRSDAVAWVFDGVDVGVGEIFGDHGPGLGGAAGDEIDRADVALGTPADAVVLASSVRHSASIVLVPDDKTISYAVPTAPDPRVRSDIVIFGRPGGGAVFAVGSIAWSAAMTHKGGDNDVSRITANVLDRFRDHADPVAGA; this is encoded by the coding sequence GTGAGGTTGCTCGGCTACGGCGACCGGCTCTCCGCCCCCGCGGGCGGGCGCATCGAGTTCAAGGTCAGCAGCGAGCTCCCGGAGTTCACGCCCTCCCTGGTGCGGCTACGCCGCGGCGGCTCCCCGGTGCACGAGTCCGACCTCCTGGAGCAGGAGGTCATCGCGGACCTCCCGGCGACGGTGCCCGGACGCGTCCAGGTGGCCCGCGCAGGCTCCTACGTCGAGGCGCCACTGCGTCCGGGCGCCGAGGTGTCCGGCGCCGGGCTCGCGGTCTGGCTGCTCCCCACCCGGCTGGACGGCGACCGGGAGCAGACCGTGCTCGCGCTCACCGCGCCCGGCTACCTGCTGTCCGTTTCGGCGCGCGGGTGCACGCTGCGCGACGCGGGTGGAACCGAGCTGGCCCGCCTCGCCGTGGCCCCGGTCGAACGCCAGTGGTCGTTCCTCGCGGCGACGATCTCCCCCGCCGGCGAGGTCCGGCTTGCCTTGCACCGCCCGGGAGGTGCTGCCCCGCGGGTTCAGGAAAGCCACATTCAGGGCCTCCAAGGCCAGGAAAGTGGCTTTCCTGAACCTCGGGGGACGGGCTCGTGGAGGCTCCGGGTCGGCGCCGGCCCGCGCGGGGGCTTCTTCAACGGCCGGGTGGCTCGGCCGGTCGTGTCCGCCACGAGCTGGACCGCCGACACGACCGACCGGCTCGCCGCGGGCGAGGACGCGGTCGCGCTCCTGGGCACCGACGGCGTCAGCGCCCTCGCGCTCGGCCGGGACCCCGCGGCCACCGCGGTGGCCGACGACGGGTCGCTCACCGCGGGCGGCACCGTCGTGAACCGGCCGGCGAGCGCAGTGCCCGGGCCGTTCTGGCGCTTCCGCGAGACCGACTTCCGGCGCGTGCCGGACGAGTACGACGCCCTGCACCTGCACGAGGACGACCTCGACGACGCCGGATGGGAGACCGATGTCGTCCTCACCGTTCCGGCCGATGCAGCCAGCGGCGCCTACGCCCTGAAGATCCGTGCGGGCGACCACGTCGAGCGCATCCCGTTCGTCGTCACCCCGCCCGACGGCGCTCCCCCGGCCCCGGTTCTCGTGGTGCTGCCGACCTGGACCTACCTCGCCTACGCGAACTGGCGCACCTACGCCGAGTTCGAGGAGGAGCGGGTCGCGCTCTACGGGGAGCGCCGCGGCGTGGATCCACGGGACCGCTGGCTGGCCCGCCATCCGGAGCTGGGCAAGTCGCTCTACGACGTGCACACCGACGGCAGCGGCGTCATGTACTCCTCCCGGTTGCGGCCGATGGTCAACATCCGCCCGGACTACTTCACGCCCACGACCCGCGGGTTGCGCCACTTCGCGCAGGACCTGTCGCTGCTGGACTGGCTCGACCGCCGCGGCGAGGACTACGCGGTGATCACCGACGACGAGATTGAAGACCGCGGCCCGGACGCGCTCGCCGGGCACCGCGTTGTGATCACGGGCAGCCACCCCGAGTACTCGTCGGCCCGGATGCTCGACGCCTACCAGGCCCACGTCGAGTCCGGCGGCCGGCTGATGTACCTCGGCGGCAACGGCTTCTACCACGTGACGGCCCGCCACCCGGGACCGTCAGGGGCGATCGAGATCCGCCGCGCCCGGGGCAGTCAGACGGCGTGGGCCAGCGGGGCGGGCGAGGAACACCTGTCCGGGACCGGCGAGCCCGGCGGGCTGTGGCGGTGGCGCGGCCGGGCACCGCAGCGCCAGTTCGGCGTAGGCATGACGGCACAGGGATTCGACAAGGCGAGCGGCTACCGCCGGACCCCGCAGAGCCGCTCCGATGCGGTCGCATGGGTCTTCGACGGCGTGGACGTGGGCGTCGGCGAGATCTTCGGTGACCACGGGCCCGGCCTCGGCGGGGCCGCGGGCGACGAGATCGACCGCGCCGACGTCGCGCTGGGCACCCCGGCCGACGCCGTCGTGCTGGCGAGCTCCGTAAGGCACTCCGCGAGCATCGTCCTGGTCCCCGACGACAAGACGATCTCCTATGCCGTGCCCACCGCACCCGATCCCCGGGTGCGGTCCGACATCGTCATCTTCGGCCGACCCGGCGGCGGCGCGGTCTTCGCAGTGGGCTCCATCGCCTGGTCCGCCGCGATGACCCACAAGGGCGGCGACAACGACGTCTCCCGGATCACCGCCAACGTCCTGGACCGCTTCCGCGACCACGCCGACCCGGTGGCCGGCGCATGA